The following coding sequences are from one Triticum dicoccoides isolate Atlit2015 ecotype Zavitan chromosome 4A, WEW_v2.0, whole genome shotgun sequence window:
- the LOC119284288 gene encoding uncharacterized protein LOC119284288 gives MASPLAAGPQKIPQSAPFVADLPDVLLEEIFLRLPAAADLARASTACASFCSVITGYAFLRRYCMVHPPPLVGMPHDPFISTQLPHPSAVPARAFAGFNFSCSSFLPSAAGRSWSEIDILDGQALLAGAQDLAVCDPVHRRYILLPAVPGHLKVLVRRPELLDLDTFLAPGEDKENPLSFKVVCLAQCRINLLMLVFSCLDGQWHILTYDQCSAQAAIGSFENSEPWLSYRQYVHRCFCWRLHFMNKLLLLDTHTMEFSIVNLPPEQPRNRNYVIVEAADEMLAMLTKRYDEYKEDDRCWLTYSILRNNQWYSEKVISLPVKRATLVGVAGGYLLIEALYTPPTQHMFKFGFLSVDVKTMQVELFTELSKPNMYGQLYAGLPPSLRAPTI, from the exons ATGGCCTCGCCGCTGGCGGCAGGCCCTCAGAAGATCCCACAGTCGGCACCGTTCGTCGCCGATCTCCCGGATGTGCTGCTCGAGGAAATATtcctccgcctccccgccgccgccgacctcgcccgCGCCTCCACCGCTTGCGCCTCCTTCTGCAGCGTCATCACCGGCTACGCCTTCCTCCGGCGGTACTGCATGGTCCACCCGCCACCTCTCGTCGGCATGCCCCACGATCCCTTCATCTCAACGCAGctgccgcacccctccgccgtcccaGCCCGCGCCTTCGCCGGCTTCAACTTCTCCTGCTCCTCCTTCCTCCCCTCCGCCGCCGGCCGTTCCTGGAGTGAAATTGACATCCTTGATGGACAGGCCCTCCTTGCTGGTGCCCA GGACCTTGCCGTGTGCGACCCCGTGCACCGCCGCTACATCTTGTTGCCTGCCGTCCCCGGCCACCTGAAAGTGCTGGTCCGAAGACCGGAACTCCTTGATCTGGATACTTTCCTTGCTCCCGGTGAGGATAAGGAGAACCCTTTATCATTCAAAGTGGTGTGCTTGGCACAATGCAGAATAAATCTATTGATGCTGGTCTTCTCCTGTTTGGATGGACAATGGCACATTCTTACTTATGATCAATGTAGTGCTCAAGCTGCTATTGGCTCATTTGAGAACTCTGAGCCTTGGTTGTCCTATCGCCAGTATGTCCACAGATGCTTCtgttggcgtttgcatttcatgaaCAAGTTGCTTCTCCTTGACACGCACACCATGGAGTTCTCTATTGTCAACCTCCCACCTGAACAACCACGGAACCGCAATTATGTCATTGTCGAGGCAGCGGACGAAATGCTCGCGATGCTCACTAAACGCTATGATGAGTACAAAGAAGATGATCGATGTTGGCTAACGTATTCCATTCTGAGAAATAACCAATGGTACTCGGAGAAGGTCATCTCGTTGCCGGTAAAGCGTGCCACTCTGGTTGGTGTAGCTGGGGGATACCTGCTCATAGAAGCGTTGTACACCCCACCTACACAACACATGTTTAAATTTGGATTCTTGTCCGTGGACGTCAAGACAATGCAGGTTGAGTTGTTCACTGAGCTTAGCAAACCCAACATGTATGGTCAACTATATGCTGGTTTGCCGCCATCCTTGCGTGCACCAACTATTTGA